Proteins encoded within one genomic window of Spirulina major PCC 6313:
- a CDS encoding HAD family hydrolase, which translates to MTLKAVFFDFNGTIINDEAIHGELIQQILLAENLRPDLADYQRFCLGRNDRACLRDLLRQRGRVVSDDYLQQLMTQKAQGYCDRLATLDTLPLYPGVAAFIKKLHSIDLVLGLVTETDRAAVDLVLTRSQLAQYFSIIVTEDDCATSKPDPASYYLAVERAQQQYPHLQIEPQRCLAIEDSLVGIAAAKAAGIQVVGIAHTYPFHMLQRQANWTVDKFTELELERVERVVAQQDAAFSV; encoded by the coding sequence ATGACGCTGAAAGCTGTTTTCTTTGATTTCAATGGCACGATCATTAATGATGAGGCAATCCATGGGGAGTTGATTCAACAGATTTTGCTGGCGGAAAATTTGCGGCCGGATCTGGCAGATTATCAACGGTTTTGCTTGGGACGGAACGATCGCGCCTGTCTGCGGGATTTACTGCGGCAACGGGGGCGGGTGGTGTCCGATGATTATTTGCAACAGTTGATGACCCAAAAGGCGCAGGGATATTGCGATCGCCTCGCTACCCTCGACACGTTGCCTCTCTATCCGGGTGTTGCCGCGTTTATCAAAAAACTCCATAGCATTGATTTGGTCTTGGGGTTGGTGACGGAGACAGACCGGGCGGCGGTGGATCTGGTGTTGACGCGATCGCAGCTTGCCCAATATTTCAGCATTATCGTCACTGAGGACGATTGCGCCACGAGTAAACCCGATCCCGCCAGCTATTATCTGGCCGTGGAACGCGCTCAGCAGCAATATCCCCACCTCCAGATCGAACCCCAACGCTGTCTCGCCATTGAAGATAGCCTCGTGGGGATTGCTGCGGCTAAGGCGGCCGGTATCCAGGTGGTGGGCATTGCCCATACTTACCCGTTTCACATGTTGCAACGTCAGGCCAACTGGACGGTGGATAAATTCACCGAGTTGGAACTAGAGCGGGTGGAAAGGGTGGTTGCCCAACAGGATGCGGCCTTTTCAGTTTGA
- the trpA gene encoding tryptophan synthase subunit alpha, which translates to MTSVSERFQTLKENNQCALIPFITAGDPDLETTAQALRVLDAAGADLIELGVPYSDPLADGPTIQAAATRALQRGVTLQKVLDMVRSLHAELTAPIILFTYYNPIYFRGVDVFMAQIAEAGVKGLVIPDLPLEESTAVLESATAHGIEVILLVAPTSPTERIDAIAQKSQGFIYLVSVTGVTGARTEIASRVQDLLPQLQKSTQKPVGVGFGVSQPEHAKQLKDWGANAVIVGSAVVKRLAEGTPEEGLAAIDTFCRSLKAALA; encoded by the coding sequence ATGACCTCGGTTTCTGAGCGCTTCCAAACCCTGAAAGAAAATAATCAATGCGCCTTAATTCCCTTCATTACGGCGGGTGATCCGGATTTAGAAACCACGGCCCAGGCCTTAAGGGTGCTTGATGCGGCCGGTGCAGATTTGATTGAATTGGGTGTGCCCTATTCTGACCCCCTCGCCGATGGGCCGACGATTCAAGCGGCGGCGACGCGGGCATTACAACGGGGCGTGACGCTGCAAAAGGTGCTGGATATGGTGCGATCGCTCCATGCTGAACTCACCGCCCCGATTATTCTCTTTACCTACTACAACCCGATCTATTTTCGGGGGGTTGATGTGTTTATGGCGCAGATTGCCGAGGCGGGGGTGAAAGGGTTGGTGATCCCAGATTTACCCCTTGAAGAATCCACCGCAGTCCTCGAAAGTGCCACCGCCCACGGCATTGAAGTGATCCTCCTTGTGGCCCCCACCAGCCCCACGGAACGCATTGATGCGATCGCCCAAAAATCCCAAGGCTTCATCTATCTCGTCAGCGTCACAGGGGTAACCGGCGCTCGCACTGAAATCGCCTCCCGCGTCCAAGACCTCCTCCCCCAACTACAAAAAAGCACTCAAAAGCCCGTCGGCGTTGGCTTCGGTGTCTCTCAACCGGAACACGCCAAGCAGTTAAAAGACTGGGGCGCAAATGCGGTGATTGTGGGCAGTGCCGTCGTGAAACGTTTGGCCGAAGGAACGCCAGAGGAAGGCCTCGCCGCGATCGATACCTTT